CCTACCTAAAATGCCAGCTTTACAGTCTCCCCCCAAAACGTGGCCACAATACCCCAGTGCAAAACACCATGCTTGACCACAGGTCCACCACGTGGTTCCTCAGCACTCCTTCCAGCAGTGAGCTGAGCGTCTGTGAGCGTGTTTACCTCCTGCGAGAGAAAGATCAGGGCTCACCTGCGCTGCGTCGAGGCTGTCCCGCCCCCTACTGCACTGCTGCTCTGTGCTGCGATTGGCTGTGCCTCCGAGGGCGAAACCCAGGCACGCAGCAGCATCTTCCCTCCAGCGCCAACAGGCTGTGGGGAGCTCTCGGAGATCTCCATCTTCTGGGGAAGGGGAGAAGGGGGCGAAATGGAGAGGGAGCTGCTGGGGGGCTGGGGGGAGTTGGTGGAAAAGGAGTCTTCCTCTAACTCATGCTCCTTACTCTGTGACGCAGCCTTCCCTGTACTAATCAAACTCTCCTgtttcttttgcctttttgtcCCCGTTGAGCTGAGCTCAAGGTCCTGGTCCTTTTGAGCCAACTGTTGCTGAGGATTTTGTTCaggctttttttcagttttcaggaAGCCTCCTTTTGTAGGTGGAGGCGGCGGCGCCTGTTTTTTCTTGGGTGAAACAGCACCCGAAATGGAACTAGTATCATTTGGActtttttccaaatgtttctCCTCTTCAGGGGATGCTTTGTGCTCATTTTTAAGCACTCTCTCTTCTAAATTATTTGGGAGAGTGTCACTTGTGGCTTTCCCTGAAACTGGCTGCTCTCTGGGATAGGGGAAGGTCTcacttgtgtgttttttaaaggtCAGGCTTTCAGATGACTCCTTCTTCGTTTTTGGTTCCCACAGTTTATCATTTTCCTCAAGCGTCAGTCCTAATTCTCGGGAACATCTCTTGTGTTCAGCATTAAACATGCTTGTTCTGCTGCAATCCCGCTCAGTTACAGATGGAATGCTGTCAATCTTTTCCTCTAATGGAGGTGTTTTTCCATAATTCTCCTCAACATGGTCAGCTTTCAACATGGCAACATTCTTCGGATGTATATCAGCAAGCGCTGGTGTTAATACTTTGGTATCTTTTCCTTCATATATAGTATTTCTTGAAAATACTGCATCTGTGCTCCCTTCTGCGAGCCCATCCCTTGACCCCCTGTCACTGACATTTGGCTTGGGTTTAACAGGAGGAGCCTCTTTAAGCTTCCTGTCAGATGGTTCCTGCTTAGAACTGTAAGACAAATATACTGGCTTTTCCTTTGACCTGTCATCTGGTGAAGCTGAAAACACCGTGTTTTTTCCTCCCTTGATCTTGTCTCCTAATACTTTGCTGGCAAATTTGTTCAACGTGTCTTGATCAGGACGTCCCTCATTAACTTTTCCACTTGCATCACATGCATTTCTCGGGGGAGCTGTACTGCTAGTTCTGGAAGAGGAAGATGGATTGTTGCTCACTCCCAATCTTCTCCAGGTGACGGATGCCATCAACTCAGGGTTATACTCATTTGGTCCGTCTTCCACCTTTTTATCCACAGCTTCTGGCTCATCCTGGTGTGCTGGCAACTGAGGATTGTCCACACTAATCTCAGGGCTATCCACGCTCATCTCCCCTTTCCCAAGCACAGGAGGAAGGTCCAGATTTCGGGAGTCCATCTCGGCCACAATTTTGTCCCACTGGATTTGGCCCTTAACGCCATGTTTTTTCTTCGTGAACAGAGAGTCATAGTCTGGAGGGGAGCGGGCAGGTGGTTTGAGGGGCTCGTTTGTCATCTCCACCTCGGAGATAGGAAGTAAAAACCCACTTTTGGTAGCAGTTTTAAGGGTGAGAGACCTGGGAGCGGGTTTCGGCTTGATGGGCTCTGGATTGTCAGTTCCAGTCTCGGTAGGCATGGGAGTAGGTGAGGGGGATATGGATTTGGGCCGTGGGTCCTCATTCTTAGGTGAAGCTGTGTACCCTGGTGCAGGGCTCTTCTCATCAGATGAGCCAACTTCAACAAGATTCTCGGTACTGCCACTGGAGGAGTCCCTGGAGCCCTTTCTGGCTCGGGATGGGGCGAAGGAGGTGTGCAGGCTGGCAAAAATGTCAGGTGATTCAGATGGTAGGTTACCAATAGGAGAGCTGGGGGGGTAGGGAGGGGGAGGTTTGGCAGGGGATTTAGTGTGGTGGTCAGCATAGGCAGGAGGAGAGGGTAGCCTGCCTTTATTGGTTTCAGCCTTCGGAGACACGACCAATCTGCAAAGAAGCAAagggagggggaaaaaaaaaagaagaggccTACAGGTCAGTGCCCTTATACAGTGCTCTCTCTGAGCCCCCTTTAGGCCTGACTCCCACTAGTACTCAGATCCCCCGTGTTGATAAAATGCAGCTAACTGGATTTGCAGAGGGTATGCAGTGGTCCCTACGAATGAAAAAAACACCCAGGccaacacagccacagcaaggctATACTTATGAATGGATCTGTATGGTGAGTTCAACCTGATGCCACAAATGCAAAAGGCAAAAGTAGTTATCATATTTAGACAGAAAAGGTGTggaattttgaaaatgttaataaaacaacTGTAGCCATACCCTGTTATTTTGCTGCTTTACAGTTGGCACATGGGTATcaaaaaaaagcacagaatgGCAGGTAAATCTATAACACAAGATCTTCTAAAGGGGTTAAACTGCTGTGGTTGTGGAGAGATCGACAAATTCAATCTATCAATcaatttttaatatataaagcACTTTTTCATGCTAAGCACAATCTCAAAGCACTAAGTGATGGCTGATGAGATTTCAGAGAGTTTCAAGTCACTCCCTGGAGGAACTGAAGCAGAAGATAAAGAATTTCATCTGCCAGCTCAAGAGGTAGAGACAGGTTTATTGAAATCCACTGATGACTGTGCATGCCTGCATTTGTCACTTTACAAGTTATTACACTGACAGGCAGTCAgatatgcaaataaaaaaaacatgcgtGGGAAATTGAAGAAAGCCTTAATTCTGAATAGTTGCAAACAGTCCCTGAACTTATAGCCAATTTCTGACATTCTTCTGCATTCTGAATTTGTAGTGGAAATTCCCCCAAGTTTAATTGCTATAATAAGATTCTCTGCTGAAGGAAGATTTAAGAAAATGATACCATAGCCAATAACACACCAGGGACATTAATTCCATCTTTGTGATTGATTAACAAATAAAATCTTTGCAACTTTTTGTGGAGCATTAGTGAGAAACATAAGCCTGTTTGTTCCAACTATGTTGCAGGTGAAATTAAAATGTGCTACTCCAGCCAATAATAACCTGTTCAACTAGAaagctgcaggaggaagaggaccAGTACCCCATCAATTATTgttaatatatatacatatgaaATGTCACCCACAAATTAATTTGATCAGTGTTTTTCACACTGTAAGAACCACTGCATTTACCCTACATCactaagtaaaataataaaaaaaaacatggttcaGACAGTAGACTGATAATAAAGCTACTTGgtaaactgtgtattgtcagccACAACAATGCTCTATCATCTTTTCTGTTTCCTACACTAATGTGAAACAATTCTCATTGCAACGGGTCATGCAGAGTAATTTACTCACATTTGTGAGGAAGCCACAGACTGGCTTGTTTTTTGTTGGGGAAAATTTACAATTATATCCCAGTGTGCTTCCTGTATTACTGTTCCTGCAGAGGAAACAATGTCATGGTTTCCAAGTAATGGTCACTTTAAAATTAGTAATTCATGTTTAAGTTCATATATTGAGCATCTATCAAATTTATGATTGTATAGCAGAGTAGCTATTCTTGTTTCaccaatttagaaaaaaaagtgtgcTCAATGTTTCACCAATCAGATTTTGTATTTCATGGTCTCTTATGaaatgtaattgcattttttccagGATTAGATTTCCAGCAGGACTCTGCATTTCTTTCCGTTGCCCCAAGACACAGGCTTGGATGCCTTGCATTGAAAGTAATTACTGCACACACAAGGATTGTGTTGATCCAGCAATAAAGGCAACAGCGAGGACAGAAACTATGATAGAGACTGTTAGAAGAGCCTGTCTGTAGTAAAACACATTTACACTTCTCAGGCTTTCTTTTTCCTAATCATGGTAACGTGTCATCCCACTACACCATTAACTGGAGAACATATCAAATACACGCTTGTACGAACACCTTGCATACACCAAAAATGTGTAACTGCCATTGTCAATTTCGTACAAACAATGAAATACTACctttacagctgcaagtctccTTCAATGTTAGAATACAGCACTGGTAAGAAACCATAAAGCAAAAACCAAACCCAGAAAGCACCCACACCTTCTGTTTTAAAGAGCTGAATCCCAAACCACTGCCCATTTAGCACCACCCAGAGGTCAACAGGGAGAGCTACAGAAGCTCATAGGAGGGCAAAGACCATAAAAAAGTAGGATGGCTGAGCAAtgcttttaaattacttttctaTAAGAAAGAGAagatatccccccccccccgccccaatACCACCATTACTTCGGTTCACACATTAAAGGTTCTTTAATGGCCTGCATCAGTATGAGTGAAGTGGAAGAGCAGTAATCAAGACATCTACCCCTGGACCACGATGTTTCACCTCCTGCACAGTGTCCCCATGGACCAGATGGAGATATTGGATTTTAAAATGGGAACCAcagggaagagtgccacctgTTGATTTACCAACACCACTAGCCGCAGCAATATGGGAGACCTCAAAGGTATAATTGCCAGGTTAGATATTCGCAATGCTTTTCCTGCAGACCACTAAACATGGAGTTCATTTTTTGTTCTTGGATGATGCAAGAAGAGCTTAATTTAgcagaaacaaaataacagcTCTGAACGCAATGCCAAGGTCTTGGGATGAAGCCAGTGGGTGGTGGATCTGTAACTTGTGGCAGGAAACCATACTATCTCTTGCACACAGTGACAAGGGCAGTCCTCAACAAACTCTGCTATACGAAAGATAAGA
This genomic window from Lepisosteus oculatus isolate fLepOcu1 chromosome 2, fLepOcu1.hap2, whole genome shotgun sequence contains:
- the rab11fip1a gene encoding rab11 family-interacting protein 1 isoform X3, encoding MTASMFDLSAKDKPRSRIGKLKDKIRGKKKDGFSDSASAIVPSVTQVLTDSEGEGSADSPGTKKKSKLKSLFTSKSNLQRNVSQSMSTLESLPEKNSSVTSSRSSGLNIDSPEVKKKFKFLAHKRTGSNDSKSRDPLSLLGERSKRNSAEQSNLCINGRHVYTEEPEGPKASLTGSNQSLNSSGQGSVEDLRRVTERQDSGSSADSLKGFGIPSYRVESRERAPQEQQRRQEEENRLAEEKRKAEARRLSEEQSRQEELERKKQEEARKAEELKQQEEAKKSEKSSSLLNMVKWKKDNGKKEDPESPPASLREGDKPKPTPRKTSNEFVEVPLPESPHKPFNNTTLSERSSSNLSEESPLKLEASNPFEETTEFQHGVRSPSSANTAFPGRSAKVSAVKPRLVVSPKAETNKGRLPSPPAYADHHTKSPAKPPPPYPPSSPIGNLPSESPDIFASLHTSFAPSRARKGSRDSSSGSTENLVEVGSSDEKSPAPGYTASPKNEDPRPKSISPSPTPMPTETGTDNPEPIKPKPAPRSLTLKTATKSGFLLPISEVEMTNEPLKPPARSPPDYDSLFTKKKHGVKGQIQWDKIVAEMDSRNLDLPPVLGKGEMSVDSPEISVDNPQLPAHQDEPEAVDKKVEDGPNEYNPELMASVTWRRLGVSNNPSSSSRTSSTAPPRNACDASGKVNEGRPDQDTLNKFASKVLGDKIKGGKNTVFSASPDDRSKEKPVYLSYSSKQEPSDRKLKEAPPVKPKPNVSDRGSRDGLAEGSTDAVFSRNTIYEGKDTKVLTPALADIHPKNVAMLKADHVEENYGKTPPLEEKIDSIPSVTERDCSRTSMFNAEHKRCSRELGLTLEENDKLWEPKTKKESSESLTFKKHTSETFPYPREQPVSGKATSDTLPNNLEERVLKNEHKASPEEEKHLEKSPNDTSSISGAVSPKKKQAPPPPPTKGGFLKTEKKPEQNPQQQLAQKDQDLELSSTGTKRQKKQESLISTGKAASQSKEHELEEDSFSTNSPQPPSSSLSISPPSPLPQKMEISESSPQPVGAGGKMLLRAWVSPSEAQPIAAQSSSAVGGGTASTQRRPHPVKPMNSQDTQQLSSAPLERDLKLLGGREMAKTKLIERSGSGPYSQLTQEELITLVVKQQEEMSKKDSKILELEEYIDHLLVRVIEEKPSILLAMNSSKKAL
- the rab11fip1a gene encoding rab11 family-interacting protein 1 isoform X1, which gives rise to MSLAEQSQQWYPTTVQVTVLQARNLKAKGKNGTNDAYAIIQLAKEKYSTSVVEKSPMPVWKEEATFDLPMFHQGNEQRCTLYIVVMHRALVGLDQFLGQAVINLVELQENKNRNRTEWFKLQSKEGKKEKERGEVEVDIQFKRNNMTASMFDLSAKDKPRSRIGKLKDKIRGKKKDGFSDSASAIVPSVTQVLTDSEGEGSADSPGTKKKSKLKSLFTSKSNLQRNVSQSMSTLESLPEKNSSVTSSRSSGLNIDSPEVKKKFKFLAHKRTGSNDSKSRDPLSLLGERSKRNSAEQSNLCINGRHVYTEEPEGPKASLTGSNQSLNSSGQGSVEDLRRVTERQDSGSSADSLKGFGIPSYRVESRERAPQEQQRRQEEENRLAEEKRKAEARRLSEEQSRQEELERKKQEEARKAEELKQQEEAKKSEKSSSLLNMVKWKKDNGKKEDPESPPASLREGDKPKPTPRKTSNEFVEVPLPESPHKPFNNTTLSERSSSNLSEESPLKLEASNPFEETTEFQHGVRSPSSANTAFPGRSAKVSAVKPRLVVSPKAETNKGRLPSPPAYADHHTKSPAKPPPPYPPSSPIGNLPSESPDIFASLHTSFAPSRARKGSRDSSSGSTENLVEVGSSDEKSPAPGYTASPKNEDPRPKSISPSPTPMPTETGTDNPEPIKPKPAPRSLTLKTATKSGFLLPISEVEMTNEPLKPPARSPPDYDSLFTKKKHGVKGQIQWDKIVAEMDSRNLDLPPVLGKGEMSVDSPEISVDNPQLPAHQDEPEAVDKKVEDGPNEYNPELMASVTWRRLGVSNNPSSSSRTSSTAPPRNACDASGKVNEGRPDQDTLNKFASKVLGDKIKGGKNTVFSASPDDRSKEKPVYLSYSSKQEPSDRKLKEAPPVKPKPNVSDRGSRDGLAEGSTDAVFSRNTIYEGKDTKVLTPALADIHPKNVAMLKADHVEENYGKTPPLEEKIDSIPSVTERDCSRTSMFNAEHKRCSRELGLTLEENDKLWEPKTKKESSESLTFKKHTSETFPYPREQPVSGKATSDTLPNNLEERVLKNEHKASPEEEKHLEKSPNDTSSISGAVSPKKKQAPPPPPTKGGFLKTEKKPEQNPQQQLAQKDQDLELSSTGTKRQKKQESLISTGKAASQSKEHELEEDSFSTNSPQPPSSSLSISPPSPLPQKMEISESSPQPVGAGGKMLLRAWVSPSEAQPIAAQSSSAVGGGTASTQRRPHPVKPMNSQDTQQLSSAPLERDLKLLGGREMAKTKLIERSGSGPYSQLTQEELITLVVKQQEEMSKKDSKILELEEYIDHLLVRVIEEKPSILLAMNSSKKAL
- the rab11fip1a gene encoding rab11 family-interacting protein 1 isoform X2 — its product is MRSGLQAAVAEAGHISCSNCYYHECVYDEYRLSQEKKKTTPDNFLRRWFKLQSKEGKKEKERGEVEVDIQFKRNNMTASMFDLSAKDKPRSRIGKLKDKIRGKKKDGFSDSASAIVPSVTQVLTDSEGEGSADSPGTKKKSKLKSLFTSKSNLQRNVSQSMSTLESLPEKNSSVTSSRSSGLNIDSPEVKKKFKFLAHKRTGSNDSKSRDPLSLLGERSKRNSAEQSNLCINGRHVYTEEPEGPKASLTGSNQSLNSSGQGSVEDLRRVTERQDSGSSADSLKGFGIPSYRVESRERAPQEQQRRQEEENRLAEEKRKAEARRLSEEQSRQEELERKKQEEARKAEELKQQEEAKKSEKSSSLLNMVKWKKDNGKKEDPESPPASLREGDKPKPTPRKTSNEFVEVPLPESPHKPFNNTTLSERSSSNLSEESPLKLEASNPFEETTEFQHGVRSPSSANTAFPGRSAKVSAVKPRLVVSPKAETNKGRLPSPPAYADHHTKSPAKPPPPYPPSSPIGNLPSESPDIFASLHTSFAPSRARKGSRDSSSGSTENLVEVGSSDEKSPAPGYTASPKNEDPRPKSISPSPTPMPTETGTDNPEPIKPKPAPRSLTLKTATKSGFLLPISEVEMTNEPLKPPARSPPDYDSLFTKKKHGVKGQIQWDKIVAEMDSRNLDLPPVLGKGEMSVDSPEISVDNPQLPAHQDEPEAVDKKVEDGPNEYNPELMASVTWRRLGVSNNPSSSSRTSSTAPPRNACDASGKVNEGRPDQDTLNKFASKVLGDKIKGGKNTVFSASPDDRSKEKPVYLSYSSKQEPSDRKLKEAPPVKPKPNVSDRGSRDGLAEGSTDAVFSRNTIYEGKDTKVLTPALADIHPKNVAMLKADHVEENYGKTPPLEEKIDSIPSVTERDCSRTSMFNAEHKRCSRELGLTLEENDKLWEPKTKKESSESLTFKKHTSETFPYPREQPVSGKATSDTLPNNLEERVLKNEHKASPEEEKHLEKSPNDTSSISGAVSPKKKQAPPPPPTKGGFLKTEKKPEQNPQQQLAQKDQDLELSSTGTKRQKKQESLISTGKAASQSKEHELEEDSFSTNSPQPPSSSLSISPPSPLPQKMEISESSPQPVGAGGKMLLRAWVSPSEAQPIAAQSSSAVGGGTASTQRRPHPVKPMNSQDTQQLSSAPLERDLKLLGGREMAKTKLIERSGSGPYSQLTQEELITLVVKQQEEMSKKDSKILELEEYIDHLLVRVIEEKPSILLAMNSSKKAL